One region of Gossypium raimondii isolate GPD5lz chromosome 6, ASM2569854v1, whole genome shotgun sequence genomic DNA includes:
- the LOC105773500 gene encoding uncharacterized protein LOC105773500: protein MGVDYYNVLQVDRNATEDDLKKAYRKLAMKWHPDKNPNNKKEAEANFKRISEAYEVLSDPQRRAIYNQHGEEGLKDVPPPGSSGPSYGNGTGGPNGFNPRNAEDIFAEFFGSSPFGFGSTGPGRSSRFQSEGGKFGGGFGCTDNNFRSYNDTTAPRKPPPVESKLPCTLEELYTGSTRKMKISRTIVNASGRQAQESEILTIDVKPGWKKGTKITFPDKGNEQPNQLPADLVFVIDEKPHDLYKRDGNDLIVNKRVSLAEALGGTTINLTTLDGRNLSLSVTDIINPGYELVVAREGMPIAKEPGNRGDLKIKFDVKFPTRLTPEQQAGLKRALGG, encoded by the exons atggGGGTGGATTATTATAATGTATTGCAAGTGGACAGGAATGCTACAGAGGATGATCTGAAAAAAGCATATAGGAAATTGGCAATGAAATGGCATCCTGACAAGAAcccaaacaacaaaaaagaagcTGAAGCCAATTTCAAACGGATCTCTGAGGCTTATGAG GTCTTGAGTGACCCTCAAAGAAGAGCAATTTACAATCAGCATGGTGAAGAAGGGTTGAAAGACGTGCCTCCACCAGGCAGCAGCGGACCATCCTATGGAAATGGCACTGGTGGGCCAAATGGATTCAACCCTAGGAATGCAGAGGATATCTTTGCCGAGTTCTTTGGAAGTAGTCCTTTCGGATTTGGGTCAACAGGACCAGGTAGGTCTTCAAGATTCCAATCTGAAGGAGGGAAGTTCGGAGGGGGATTCGGTTGCACTGACAATAATTTTCGAAGTTACAACGACACAACTGCACCTCGGAAACCGCCCCCGGTTGAGAGCAAATTGCCTTGCACCCTTGAAGAGCTGTATACTGGTTCAACAAGGAAGATGAAGATCTCAAGAACTATAGTTAATGCATCAGG GCGGCAAGCACAGGAATCGGAAATATTAACCATTGATGTGAAGCCAGGGTGGAAGAAAGGAACAAAGATTACTTTCCCAGATAAAGGAAATGAGCAGCCAAATCAGCTTCCAGCAGACCTTGTATTTGTAATCGATGAGAAACCCCATGATCTTTACAAAAGAGATGGAAATGATCTTATTGTCAACAAAAGGGTGTCACTAGCAGAAGCACTAGGGGGCACTACGATAAATCTAACTACTCTTGATGGCCGTAACTTGTCATTGTCTGTAACCGACATTATCAACCCGGGTTATGAGCTTGTTGTTGCCAGGGAAGGAATGCCAATTGCAAAGGAGCCTGGTAATAGAGGTGATCTTAAGATCAAATTCGATGTGAAGTTCCCTACAAGGTTGACACCCGAGCAACAAGCTGGACTAAAACGCGCTTTAGGGGGTTGA